The DNA window GAGCAAGGGGAGCGGATCAGGCGCGGGGGCGCAAACGGCCGAGCTAGATGGTGACCAGATACGGGCCCGGGATGGGAGGTCACCCAGTCCGAGGGCCTTGAAGGAAACCCACCGCCTATGCATCTCGGCACAGGAAGGGACCTGCGAGGAAGTTGACACGACCGTGGACTATCCGAAGCTCGCGCCAACCTATTAGTATCGTTAGGGCTCGGTGAGGGCAGCGGCTCCCGCGGGAAATTGGCAACgtagcgcgcggaaaaatccgcgaggcgcgagagtggggatacgccgggcctcgtgccgaaaattcgcgcggtcctcgctctcttccgtgtaggCAGGCGAGTTAAGCAGTCAAGCGGCGATCGTTAGAGCAGGCCTGGGCCAGATAGCGAGGGATTGAGAGGAAGCGAGACTGGGCGAGCAAGCGACGCGGGGAGAAACCGGGGGAGGATAGAGAGGACGAGAGAGCAGGGATCGTGCGAGGCCCCGGCGAAACTTTAtcggtgagatcttccacccgcTTGGAGGGACGATTATTTGTAAAGCCCTCCGCTTCCCGGGGAGACCGACACGGACTTAGACGATCCCCGGCCACGGAGAACGGGCCCGCGAGCCCGTTGTCTTATTTGGTGAATCCTTGTGTCAAGGCAAGGCATTAACGTTAGAAAGTGGCGATCAACGGGCGTCTACAGGCCGGTGGCTTGACCTCGCGGGAAACTCTGGGCCAGGATATTGGCGCTGATCAATTTGCTTAGTAGGGAGACTTTCATGCGCCGTGTCTacacggagagccctcggcagcggccgaggttGGGAACGCAATTGCGCGCTTTCGGTTGCGGCCGGCGATCTTTCGCGTACATTCTTTCGTGTTGTGGTGTCCCGTGGAGACACGCCACTTGCGGGGgagacgcgtggccggcaACCAAAATAGTCAAGGCCGACGCGAGAGTTACGGGAGCGCAAGATCCAAGGGGGGGGAGGGGCCCTCGTGGCAATCTGATAGCGGTCCAAACCAAAGCCACGATCTAGGTGATCGCACGAAGATCGAGCCCGCGTACGATTAcgataattttgttactttttttttgtcactcGTCATACTTGCCCCGTTCCGTTGCGTGTTAATAAACGGACTGAAAATTGTATTAGCGTTGTTCGTGTACTTATCATTTTGTGCTGTCGTGTCCGTCGGTCCGAGAAATTCCGTCTGTGAcaccccgcccctctccgttcggatgAGCTAGCCCCCACGCGCGACGGCCGTTGGAGTTTATCGGAGATCATTAAGAGGAGATAGCCTCTGTGAATCGAATCGGCACGGTTgggcccgtgcctggcgcccaaaaatTAGTTCGTCACCGGATTACGCCGTCCCGCGTCGGGATACAGCGGAGGAACCacgacccctcctccctccctacccCTCGTGTCACGACGGTGCACGGATTTTCCGTCCGTGCACGGCCGTCTCTTTTTGCTCGCGACTCTCTCCCTCGCGGACGAGAGAAGTTATCGTGACAGCACATtagaaaagagataaagaagaGAGCCACAAAAGAGGAAGCAGAAGGCAAAGGAGAAACGGAGGGGGAGATACTAAAGATAGTGAGAGAAATGAGAGAAAAGATGAGAAGAGGGATAAAAGAGTTAAAGAAAGATAACAGAGGAATGAAAAAAGATCTGGAGATAATGAGAAGAAAGGAAGAGGAATGGAGGGTAGAGAGAGAAGCATTGATTGGGAAAGTGGAGGAATTGAAGAGGAAGATggagaagggaaagagagaatacGAGGAAGTGAGATATAAGATAGAAAgattgaagagaaaaaatgaagagatggaaagggggaaaggagaaaaaatataatagtaaaaGGAGTTAAAAGCACAGAAGATAAGAAGAAAATGGAAGAAGAGATAAAAGAGATAATAAGAAGGTTAGGAGTAGAAACAAAGGTGGAAGAGATAAAGAAGTTAAGGGAAGAAATTGAtggaaaaggaaagataattttagttaaaatgGAGAATGAgatggaaaaagagaagatgaTCAAAAATAAGGAGAAGTTAAAGGGAACAAAGATATGGATTCAGGAAGACAGAACatgggagaaaagaaaaatggaaaggAATATAAGGGAGGTAgcaagaaaagagagagagaaggaaaagaaggTGTGGATAAGtggaaaaaagattaatatagaCGGGATCTGGTGGTGGTGGAACCAACATAAGAAGGACTTGGTTAACGGAAGAGGAGAcagaagaaagaaggaggaacaggaggaaagagaggaggggaaagagaaaagaatgacatagagaaaaaaaaggaggagagatgtgaaaggaggaagaggagaggaaatgagagagaaacgagaggagaagaggagggagagggagagagggagaaagaaggGGGGGAAGGAAGGGAGGTGTATAAGAGGAGAAATAGGCAAAATGAATGGAGTATAGCATATTGGAATGTGGCGGGATTAGAGAACAAGGATAGAGATTTTTGGGAGAGGTTAAAAGAGTGGGACGTCATGTTCCTATTGGAAACGTGGATGGAGGAAAAGAGATGGAAGAGAATAGAAAGGATGTTACCGAGAGAGTACAT is part of the Cardiocondyla obscurior isolate alpha-2009 linkage group LG14, Cobs3.1, whole genome shotgun sequence genome and encodes:
- the LOC139107857 gene encoding golgin subfamily A member 6-like protein 6, encoding MEEEIKEIIRRLGVETKVEEIKKLREEIDGKGKIILVKMENEMEKEKMIKNKEKLKGTKIWIQEDRTWEKRKMERNIREVARKEREKEKKVWISGKKINIDGIWWWWNQHKKDLVNGRGDRRKKEEQEEREEGKEKRMT